Proteins from one Danaus plexippus chromosome 18 unlocalized genomic scaffold, MEX_DaPlex mxdp_20, whole genome shotgun sequence genomic window:
- the LOC116772939 gene encoding protein transport protein Sec23A isoform X1: MATYEEFIQQNEDRDGIRFTWNVWASSRIEATRLVVPLVCLYQPLKERPDLPPIQYEPVLCTRNTCRAVLNPMCQVDYRAKLWVCNFCFQRNPFPPQYAAISEQHQPAELIPNFSTIEYTITRAQSMPPIFLLVVDTCLDEEELGALKDSLQTSLSLMPQNALVGLITFGRMVQIHELGTEGIYKCYVFKGTKDLTGKQIQEQLAIGRVNAPNPQQRPGTAPPQPPAHRFLQPVKQCDMALTDLLSELGRDPWPLGVGKRPLRSSGVALSLAVGMLEVTYPNTGARIMMFLGGPCSQGPGQVVNDELKQPIRSHHDIHKDNAKYMKKAIKHYEALSLRAATNGHAIDIYSCALDQTGLMEMKQCCNSTGGHMVMGDSFNSSLFKQTFQRVFAKDQKGDYKMAFNGTLEVKCSRELKISGAIGSCVSLNVKGPCVSDQEVGMGNTCQWKMCTFTPSTTMAIFFEVVNQHTAPLPAGGRGCVQLITQYQHSSGQRRVRVTTIARNWGDAAVNLHHISAGFDQEAAAVVMARLVVYRAEQEDGPDVLRWLDRMLIRLCQKFGEYAKDDPNSFRLSENFSLYPQFMYHLRRSQFLQVFNNSPDETTFYRHMLMREDLTQSLIMIQPILYSYSFGGPPEPVLLDTSSIQPDRILLMDTFFQILIYHGETIAQWRALRYQDMAEYESFAQLLRAPVDDAQDILQNRFPVPRYIDTEHGGSQARFLLSKVNPSRTHNNMYAYGGAMPIPSADGGAPVLTDDVSLQVFMEHLKKLAVSSTA, translated from the exons ATGGCAACTTATGAAGAGTTCATTCAACAAAATGAAGATAGAGATGGCATCAGGTTTACGTGGAACGTATGGGCTTCAAGTAGAATTGAAGCTACAAGGCTTGTTGTCCCTTTAGTTTGTCTTTACCAGCCATTGAAGGAGCGACCGGACCTACCTCCTATTCAATATGAACCAGTATTGTGCACACGTAATACTTGTCGCGCAGTACTCAATCCAATGTGCCAAGTGGACTACAGAGCCAAATTGTGGGTCTGCAATTTTTGTTTCCAAAGAAATCCT TTTCCCCCGCAATATGCTGCTATATCAGAACAGCATCAACCGGCAGAGCTCATCCCAAACTTTTCCACCATAGAGTACACCATAACCAGAGCACAAAGCATGCCACCCATTTTTCTGCTTGTGGTTGATACTTGCCTTGATGAAGAAGAACTCGGAGCTCTCAAAGACTCCCTACAAACTTCACTTAGTCTTATGCCTCAAAATGCTCTTGTTGGACTTATTACATTTGGCCGTATGGTACAAATTCATGAATTGG GAACAGAAGGCATATATAAGTGCTATGTTTTCAAGGGCACAAAAGATTTGACAGGTAAACAAATTCAAGAACAATTAGCAATAGGCCGAGTCAATGCACCTAACCCTCAACAGAGACCCGGTACTGCCCCACCTCAGCCACCGGCACATCGGTTCTTGCAACCAGTGAAACAGTGTGACATGGCTCTCACGGATTTATTGAGTGAACTAGGTCGTGACCCTTGGCCATTAGGTGTCGGGAAACGTCCTCTAAGAAGCAGCGGTGTCGCTCTGTCATTAGCTGTGGGAATGTTGGAGGTTACATATCCCAATACTGGCGCTAGAATCATGATGTTCCTTGGAGGACCATGCTCTCAAGGCCCCGGTCAAGTTGTCAATGATGAATTGAAGCAACCAATTCGTTCCCATCATGACATCCATAAGgacaatgcaaaatatatgaagaagGCTATCAAACATTATGAAGCTTTGTCTCTTAGGGCTGCTACTAATGGCCATGCCATTGATATTTACTCATGTGCTCTAGACCAGACCGGGTTGATGGAGATGAAACAGTGTTGTAATTCTACAGG TGGACACATGGTAATGGGTGATTCATTCAATTCGTCATTGTTCAAGCAAACATTCCAAAGAGTCTTTGCTAAGGATCAGAAAGGAGATTACAAAATGGCATTCAACGGAACATTGGAAGTTAAATGTAGCCGTGAACTGAAAA TATCTGGTGCAATCGGATCATGTGTTTCGCTGAATGTCAAGGGTCCGTGTGTCTCTGATCAGGAGGTCGGTATGGGGAACACATGCCAATGGAAAATGTGCACCTTCACACCCAGCACTACAATGGCTATCTTCTTTGAG GTGGTAAACCAGCACACAGCGCCCTTACCAGCAGGTGGTCGCGGCTGTGTCCAGCTCATTACGCAGTACCAGCACTCCAGCGGGCAGAGACGCGTCAGGGTCACCACCATTGCTAGAAA CTGGGGCGATGCTGCCGTCAACCTTCATCATATATCAGCCGGCTTCGACCAGGAAGCCGCCGCGGTAGTGATGGCCCGCCTCGTGGTGTACCGCGCCGAACAAGAGGACGGACCGGATGTACTGCGCTGGTTGGACCGGATGCTGATACGACTG TGTCAGAAGTTCGGAGAGTATGCTAAGGATGATCCTAACAGTTTCCGTCTGTCAGAGAACTTCAGCCTCTACCCTCAGTTCATGTACCACCTCCGGAGATCACAGTTCCTTCAAGTATTCAATAATTCACCCGATGAAACTACTTTCTATAG ACACATGTTAATGCGTGAGGACCTCACCCAGTCCCTCATCATGATCCAGCCCATACTGTACTCCTACAGTTTCGGAGGTCCCCCAGAGCCTGTTCTGCTGGACACTTCCTCCATACAGCCTGACAGGATACTGCTTATGGATACTTTCTTCCAGATCTTGATATACCACGGAGAG ACTATAGCCCAATGGAGGGCGCTGCGCTACCAGGACATGGCAGAGTACGAGAGCTTTGCCCAGCTGTTGAGGGCTCCTGTAGACGACGCACAGGATATCCTGCAGAACAGATTCCCCGTCCCTCGGTATATTGACACAGAGCACGGAGGTTCACAG
- the LOC116772939 gene encoding protein transport protein Sec23A isoform X2 — MATYEEFIQQNEDRDGIRFTWNVWASSRIEATRLVVPLVCLYQPLKERPDLPPIQYEPVLCTRNTCRAVLNPMCQVDYRAKLWVCNFCFQRNPFPPQYAAISEQHQPAELIPNFSTIEYTITRAQSMPPIFLLVVDTCLDEEELGALKDSLQTSLSLMPQNALVGLITFGRMVQIHELGTEGIYKCYVFKGTKDLTGKQIQEQLAIGRVNAPNPQQRPGTAPPQPPAHRFLQPVKQCDMALTDLLSELGRDPWPLGVGKRPLRSSGVALSLAVGMLEVTYPNTGARIMMFLGGPCSQGPGQVVNDELKQPIRSHHDIHKDNAKYMKKAIKHYEALSLRAATNGHAIDIYSCALDQTGLMEMKQCCNSTGGHMVMGDSFNSSLFKQTFQRVFAKDQKGDYKMAFNGTLEVKCSRELKISGAIGSCVSLNVKGPCVSDQEVGMGNTCQWKMCTFTPSTTMAIFFEVVNQHTAPLPAGGRGCVQLITQYQHSSGQRRVRVTTIARNWGDAAVNLHHISAGFDQEAAAVVMARLVVYRAEQEDGPDVLRWLDRMLIRLCQKFGEYAKDDPNSFRLSENFSLYPQFMYHLRRSQFLQVFNNSPDETTFYRHMLMREDLTQSLIMIQPILYSYSFGGPPEPVLLDTSSIQPDRILLMDTFFQILIYHGETIAQWRALRYQDMAEYESFAQLLRAPVDDAQDILQNRFPVPRYIDTEHGGSQARFLLSKVNPSRTHNNMYAYGGDGGAPVLTDDVSLQVFMEHLKKLAVSSTA; from the exons ATGGCAACTTATGAAGAGTTCATTCAACAAAATGAAGATAGAGATGGCATCAGGTTTACGTGGAACGTATGGGCTTCAAGTAGAATTGAAGCTACAAGGCTTGTTGTCCCTTTAGTTTGTCTTTACCAGCCATTGAAGGAGCGACCGGACCTACCTCCTATTCAATATGAACCAGTATTGTGCACACGTAATACTTGTCGCGCAGTACTCAATCCAATGTGCCAAGTGGACTACAGAGCCAAATTGTGGGTCTGCAATTTTTGTTTCCAAAGAAATCCT TTTCCCCCGCAATATGCTGCTATATCAGAACAGCATCAACCGGCAGAGCTCATCCCAAACTTTTCCACCATAGAGTACACCATAACCAGAGCACAAAGCATGCCACCCATTTTTCTGCTTGTGGTTGATACTTGCCTTGATGAAGAAGAACTCGGAGCTCTCAAAGACTCCCTACAAACTTCACTTAGTCTTATGCCTCAAAATGCTCTTGTTGGACTTATTACATTTGGCCGTATGGTACAAATTCATGAATTGG GAACAGAAGGCATATATAAGTGCTATGTTTTCAAGGGCACAAAAGATTTGACAGGTAAACAAATTCAAGAACAATTAGCAATAGGCCGAGTCAATGCACCTAACCCTCAACAGAGACCCGGTACTGCCCCACCTCAGCCACCGGCACATCGGTTCTTGCAACCAGTGAAACAGTGTGACATGGCTCTCACGGATTTATTGAGTGAACTAGGTCGTGACCCTTGGCCATTAGGTGTCGGGAAACGTCCTCTAAGAAGCAGCGGTGTCGCTCTGTCATTAGCTGTGGGAATGTTGGAGGTTACATATCCCAATACTGGCGCTAGAATCATGATGTTCCTTGGAGGACCATGCTCTCAAGGCCCCGGTCAAGTTGTCAATGATGAATTGAAGCAACCAATTCGTTCCCATCATGACATCCATAAGgacaatgcaaaatatatgaagaagGCTATCAAACATTATGAAGCTTTGTCTCTTAGGGCTGCTACTAATGGCCATGCCATTGATATTTACTCATGTGCTCTAGACCAGACCGGGTTGATGGAGATGAAACAGTGTTGTAATTCTACAGG TGGACACATGGTAATGGGTGATTCATTCAATTCGTCATTGTTCAAGCAAACATTCCAAAGAGTCTTTGCTAAGGATCAGAAAGGAGATTACAAAATGGCATTCAACGGAACATTGGAAGTTAAATGTAGCCGTGAACTGAAAA TATCTGGTGCAATCGGATCATGTGTTTCGCTGAATGTCAAGGGTCCGTGTGTCTCTGATCAGGAGGTCGGTATGGGGAACACATGCCAATGGAAAATGTGCACCTTCACACCCAGCACTACAATGGCTATCTTCTTTGAG GTGGTAAACCAGCACACAGCGCCCTTACCAGCAGGTGGTCGCGGCTGTGTCCAGCTCATTACGCAGTACCAGCACTCCAGCGGGCAGAGACGCGTCAGGGTCACCACCATTGCTAGAAA CTGGGGCGATGCTGCCGTCAACCTTCATCATATATCAGCCGGCTTCGACCAGGAAGCCGCCGCGGTAGTGATGGCCCGCCTCGTGGTGTACCGCGCCGAACAAGAGGACGGACCGGATGTACTGCGCTGGTTGGACCGGATGCTGATACGACTG TGTCAGAAGTTCGGAGAGTATGCTAAGGATGATCCTAACAGTTTCCGTCTGTCAGAGAACTTCAGCCTCTACCCTCAGTTCATGTACCACCTCCGGAGATCACAGTTCCTTCAAGTATTCAATAATTCACCCGATGAAACTACTTTCTATAG ACACATGTTAATGCGTGAGGACCTCACCCAGTCCCTCATCATGATCCAGCCCATACTGTACTCCTACAGTTTCGGAGGTCCCCCAGAGCCTGTTCTGCTGGACACTTCCTCCATACAGCCTGACAGGATACTGCTTATGGATACTTTCTTCCAGATCTTGATATACCACGGAGAG ACTATAGCCCAATGGAGGGCGCTGCGCTACCAGGACATGGCAGAGTACGAGAGCTTTGCCCAGCTGTTGAGGGCTCCTGTAGACGACGCACAGGATATCCTGCAGAACAGATTCCCCGTCCCTCGGTATATTGACACAGAGCACGGAGGTTCACAG